In Thermoplasmata archaeon, a genomic segment contains:
- a CDS encoding GNAT family N-acetyltransferase, with translation MVIAIRRLRMSDYAAIIEVLRVCHLNPRVRGRESRRNLAKQLRSKQTLYLGAFDGPQLVGTVFGTHDTRKGWINRLAVLPEYRRAGIAARLVRECERGLRKYGLEMFAALIEAENTPSRSLFAKLGYTPSDILYYRIKDHEDV, from the coding sequence ATGGTCATCGCGATCCGCCGCCTACGGATGAGCGACTACGCCGCAATCATCGAAGTCCTTCGGGTCTGCCACCTGAACCCGAGGGTGCGCGGCCGCGAAAGCCGGCGGAACCTTGCGAAGCAACTTCGGTCGAAACAGACCCTATACCTGGGCGCGTTCGACGGTCCGCAGCTCGTGGGGACCGTGTTCGGCACGCACGACACCCGGAAGGGCTGGATCAATCGTCTCGCGGTCCTGCCGGAGTACAGGCGTGCGGGCATCGCCGCGCGCCTGGTCCGTGAATGCGAACGGGGCCTTCGGAAGTACGGGCTCGAGATGTTCGCCGCCCTGATCGAGGCGGAAAACACGCCGTCTCGCTCCCTCTTCGCGAAGCTCGGCTACACCCCGTCGGACATCCTCTACTACCGGATCAAGGACCACGAGGACGTTTAA
- a CDS encoding NUDIX domain-containing protein, translating to MALGLRDGHREFLVRSCGILIHGDRVLFQEGEDGRGGKQYALPGGHLEFGETLALCMSREVYEETGLNVEADKLVYVHENFYTLKGVDTHEIGFYFLVDLSSEFPAPDANGYVRSLESHIRMRLLPLAKLRGFPVMPPFLAEYLPQDARELFVHPTRHLIEQRA from the coding sequence TTGGCGCTCGGATTGCGTGACGGCCATCGCGAGTTCCTCGTCCGGAGCTGCGGCATCTTGATTCACGGGGACCGCGTCCTCTTCCAGGAGGGCGAGGACGGCCGCGGCGGGAAGCAGTACGCCCTCCCGGGAGGCCACCTGGAGTTCGGCGAGACGCTCGCGCTCTGCATGTCCCGCGAGGTGTACGAGGAGACGGGCTTGAACGTCGAAGCGGACAAGCTCGTGTACGTGCACGAGAACTTCTACACGCTGAAGGGCGTGGACACCCACGAGATCGGCTTCTACTTCCTCGTCGACCTGTCGTCCGAGTTCCCCGCCCCCGACGCGAACGGATACGTCCGGTCCCTGGAGTCCCACATCCGGATGCGGCTGCTCCCTCTCGCCAAGCTCCGCGGGTTCCCCGTGATGCCGCCGTTTCTCGCGGAATACCTGCCCCAGGACGCCCGCGAGCTGTTCGTGCATCCTACGCGCCACCTGATCGAGCAACGGGCGTGA